The sequence tgtggtaaaattgGATACTTTGAAAATAgatttgcaagattattttcggtagtaacaatgctaaaggatcttgcatagttttgaagtcaaagtatagctttgaaagatgtagagatctaagaatgatgtcaccggttcagagttatgacttggattctgatccgtcaatttcagaatatgtaattgaatttgtatgaaaacgattgtatatcgttgtgagtattgttaataatttttgaatcaaagctgaagaatgtacagtgtaacatattaattgcgaacttaaatatttcccgggtattacctacccgttaaagatttcacaattaatactttgtacaaaagaatttttattaccgtctttatgaaaatatatgtatgtatattttcttcagatgtaatacagatttaatgagttaatatcatattaagctcatttgattttcggcttgacttagaaatgattaatctctaaaacattaaggattacataatctttgcggagtatttcgctaatgtaatcgatacttcattatttattcttattcctcggtgaaggatgttgatgctcgtggaatttttgtgaaccttacaaggcacagatgatgttttcttgaaagtttcgagtacatagaaaatgaaaatgtaaaatcaattatgtaattgaataatacacttggtttattatgaaattgaattcattgagttgaaacagagattgtagttaacgaaggatgtacatcatagcatattagtaatatgaatttaaccgaataatatttaccctttttcaattcatacataatagcttagtacgaaaagatttatgatggttttaaaatttatatatataagatatacatataaattctttagaggaattgagttaatacttcataactcattgatacaatatactcgttgttgactcgtattgATGTCCACGGTGTTTTCTTGATCTGGCGGAGCTTaagatgttataggtgctgctagtgctgatgatgctgacagtactaatggtgctggtgatgttgacggtactattgatgctatttgtaaaacaagtctagcttgtaattcgtgcacccctccttgtcagggtttctactcttccttctatcacctCTATCCATCCAATCATCTGATgcacggttagaactgggataaataatctctaagattttagagattacataatcgccgtagaatatttctctgatgaagttatgaatccatacttcatcgtttgttgttgctggtactccttggtacctatggtgcgtatgatgttgatatccgaagtacagattttagatgtgatattgaggtgtgtgatgcggatgtggttgttggtggtggtaatgatcctgttggtgttgatgtttgtggtactgttgatgccggtgatgctgctggtgtttatggtattgaggtttgcgatgtggatgttgctggtggtactggtgtcgttgctgatggtgcttgtaatctttgcaccatatgttccaaagtcactactcgagcgcgaagctcgttgacttcttctattatacctggATGAtcagtggttcggacgatcggataaatcagatttagaatatgggatagtatataatcatgacaagatactctggaaatgagagagaaaatggtgtttcgaacaggttcgccggtaagtgcttcaggttcttcgccaagaggtgaacgtggtggatagaagggatcaccttcttcttgtctccaatgattaagtagattacgaacccatccccaattcatccagaatagatgatggctaattggttgatccattccggtcacactgctttcggagctcgagtggaaatacatatcggaatagctgtcggaatctaaggaattaaCTAGATACAGGATCCTTTTGGTGTAATcgaggaaaagatttttggaatgaaatagattataggactaatttggtactcctcaatacatagtttacatatgtatttataataccggaatcccataagttacggaggattttacggaagatgccaggcaaagtttactgtaatagatatgccaagatatgaattttgtctatacactatctatgcaatcaatgcaataagacgcgtttagacttaagatgatagacaggtaatttccgacaacaaatgataagcaaaacttttgacatgcagatacggtcgaagtccagacttacgaatgcatcctaacatctatcagttagacacactaatgcaagacctgattcgctaagaccaacgctctgataccaactgtgacgatcgctccaaatccatatggacgaatacgtcattcatcgatttcattgcgaggtatttgacctctacatgatacgttttataaacattgcattcttttgaaaaggtataccatagatgaatatttaaatccaaggttttcgacatctgatgatttctacatatagacaatcaccgtaaataataatttacaataatacttccgttgacaatgcagtcaaaatagatacatgatgatgattttgtgaatgtaacgttttcttgaataaagcatgtatgactccatgcacatatcttgtataacatataagcaaatagcggaagacttctagggaacctgagaataaacatgctaacaagtgtcaacacaaaggttggtgagttcatagttttaatgtttcgtataatctttatataaaggtggatcacaagatttcagttgtttcattcagaaacgtttatcaagatattctacaagattgagcaccctggtaactaaactttaacgtctatataataagtacccttgttttaacatacatgcaaccaacatgtacaatacacgcaaactaacgtgtactaacctcaaatagcatacgcctgttttatagttcaggctaggatttctatacctggaacagacgggtatgtcaagccctatggatccatatacaactccaccagttcttataaccggcagttactagttaccaaagttaagggattttcggttcaaactcggtgtagaatttagtatgtacttgtatccattgcgtttaaaataaattgcatgtattctcagcccaaaaatatagattgtaaaagcaattaaaaagggagcatatgaaacttaccttagcagcacataaagtcgttcactgaaatgtgaccgaaactcgaaataccaaataaccgtagatctcaacctagagaacatatgttggtcaataaatgcctatcaagctaggtcaggtcatagtgtatcataatcctaatgctcgaaatcgacatacaaaagttatcaaaagtcgtttcaaaaagtcaatctgactcaatactatagttgaatgatcatggcaattgaaacattttaacatttcacatagttttccaattcttgtaaaattaaactatagtttttataaggctttaaaatatgataaaacagtcaattttgacaattgtttaacaaaacgagacgtgccttatataaggattcatttactcgattagtaatatttgaaaatccaatttatcaatcttataaacaagttgtttaaatatcaattgcagattcaaaagcaatttcaattaatgttaatcataattcagttgtccatatcttttaattcgttcatcgaaattacgtgatttctaaatgaaaagttattgatttttcgccagctttacaataacatgcatatcatataccttttatcagtaatatatgtattgaattcgtgattcatcataaactatttaatgacaaaattaaagcatatcaGCATGCatgaacatatatactcgagcactatacTGGGATacactataaatatataaaaggtaagatatgaatgctcacgtatcaatattgcgattcaatattgcaggaaagtacgtagacgcaacagagatgataaacactaggtttgacttgtgaacaaAACCCATGAACATtacacataacctccatagctataacccatagtttccttagctttaacccgtttgagaactcgtattgaaagtgacatgctcatgacctcgtcgtagtattttatgtataatactaataataatactactaataataataagattaataataatattaatcttagtaataataataataatataaataattatataacagagggagtaagatatagaatatgtgtgtgtgtgtgtacgtcgagcaaactggccaatttatagaaggtTTCTggatcctgactgccatgcgatcgcctgGCTTCTTAgtgcatttcccatgcgatcgcatgggatgccctgacagctcacaaacttttgttgttttgtttgtcgacatatttaaatataatatatataatatataaaatttaaataattaattatatattatattaaattcaagagcatagttgacttgtaattttctttccgatgactcgtacgttgtcactcgacttatgtcccggtttcggtttctcgaacgcattttcgtacgcttagaaaactaatacttttcgtttcgcgaatcgtacctttgttaaaatttagtcttaaattatcaataaactataccactcgagatataacttatacatttgagtgttttagtcatttacttatataaatcatcgtctcgttatttaccaatataatAGCATTATCAAATGTTTTAtaaccaagataatatatattcaatattcataaacactttctaaatacacatcgcaagttattcatattattaatattccaacttaacatatatattcaaatagatatttaaaccaataagtttaatatacaatatcatACGATTAATACGTtattacgctttcaagttatagtatatatatgtatctatttacatataatggtttgcgaatcgtcgagaacaaacgaagggtaattgaacatatgaaagtagttcaaaactattgagattcagttttatagactttgcttatcgtgtcggaaacattaaatcatatcgagaatttggttcaaaataagtcgaaattttccgggtcattacaaattgtgtcaagattgtcttagggatatgtaagaaactgatgtgtatagtattttatagttttcatatgagtggaagggttcaatttctgaaacaccctgatactcgaattctcgtaaatattataccaagtgaaaattcaatttctgaaacattttcatttatgcattggtttgttctgtttgtttaattattttagtaaatcaaggattacactaaaattgggggggggggggggggggggttggtgattttagtgttatcaacaatcattttagttaattgggatttacttgaaAGCAAAGGTATTCAAGTTATACTTATAACGggtttggagagtgtggagtacacgcccgtaagagttaacTTGATATTGCTATGGAAATTGTGGTATTGAAATGGTTTAAAATTCCACCATTTTCATTAGATGTGAATGAAAAGTTGCATCTTTTCGTTGAAGGGTTACATCCTTTGGTTGAAAGGTCGCGTACTTTTACTCGCACCTTTTCGATTCCAATAAGAAAAAATTTCATGGTTGGTCCTCAAACTTTGTACCAAAAATCAAGATGGGACATAAAGTTTAGATCAATCATGGTTGGTCCCAAGTTTTAAACATTGTAAACGAATGGTCCCGAAGTTAACTGATTGTTAGTTCTTACCAGTTGAGTGAAACCCATGATGTACACATGATGGGTATTATGGTCTTTTCCCTGTAAAACTCAGCAAACCCACGTGATGAACCCCACATTCTTTTTCCCTTCTTTATTTTCTAACACTCTTATATTCATCTTCATCCTTTTTTTTCATAACCCTAATTAAGGGATGTTTACCAATTTCTATATTAAGAGTTTATTTGAAAGAGTGTCTGGTTCATTGAAGTTCTCTGTTTACAATAAGTGCTACCTTGTTTCTTTTTAGTCCTGAATGCACATATTAGATCTGTGAACACCAAGATCCATGACCCCATTTTAGTATTTTACTGTATCAAAAATCGTGAACAATAAGATATGTGAACTCCATGATTGAGATGACGATTCCAGTAGCCACCTAAGTACCTAACGCCAAGATATGTGAACGAATTTTATCACCAAACACCAAGATCTGACAACATATTTTAAGATCTACACATATATGCAAGCATTAAATGTCTTGAACGTGCCGGAAATAAAGACGACGATGGTGACTTACAGTTTTTCCGTTAGGGATAGACATAAGCGACTGATCTGAAATGAAGCCCGGTCATCGTTGTGGTGTGAAGTCCAGCGGCGGGAATAATGGTGGTGGTAAAGTCAGGTGACGGTGACGACGTCGTCCTGCAGAATGACGGCAATGTAATGAAGTGAGAAGTCTAATTATAGCTAGGCAAATGAAGTAGGTGTGAAACCGTTACGGTTTGGAAAATTGATGATTAAAGTGGGAGTGTGAATAATCTATATATTTATGTCATCTTTTGTCTCCCTTCGGAGAGTAGAAGGTTTCTTCAACTCCTTTGCTAAACAGATGATTTCTCCACATATATATTGCTAAGTTTTATAGGTGAAAAAACCATAAGAGCACACGGTGTGGAGGGAATCAGCTCATCGTCGGTTGCTGATTTGCCTCCAACCGAACGTCGCTCCACACCCCTTCGGTGTCAGTCCGGTATCTTCGTTGCCAAAGTCTTTACCCCGACGTTGGAATTTGCTGAAATATGTGGTCCCATTTTTGAAAATGTGAgtgttttcttcttctttttctctctccAAGACACTGAACTGACATTCTTCTCAATTCCCCTATTTTTTCACCAGTGTCAGTTTTCAGTGTCAGTCCAGTGAGCGtccagtcatcagcaagacaccgaaCTAACACCGAACTGACGCGTCACCACACCCAGTGCTCTAATGCCCATCATGTGTACATCATGTGTTTCACTTAACTGGTGAGGATAATGACCACTTAACTCCGGGACCATTCATGTATAATGTTTAAAAGTTGGGACCAACCATGATCAATTTAAACTTTAGGTCCTATATATCTTGATTTTTGGTACAAAGTTTGAGGACCaaccataatttttttttcttcctataaatataggaatGTGTTTTTGCTTTCATATCAACAAACAGAAATATacacatactctctaacaatttgatcagtgatttcgttgccaaaaacactgattgcgttatTGTCTTATCcatgtaaagatttcgtgcaaccgaggcaatcgtaaggtcgaaatactttataaagaaagtgaacacacgattcaagaacgaatccggcagtcaattctaACCTTTATTTCTGACAGCTCACCCGTGACATACGTAGAAATTTTCACATGATAAATATTTGTCATATCACTATGTTACCTTCATTTAATTTaacgattataattatatattataatagtgttttttttttattctATGTAAGAATAATAAACCACTATTTCATTAAACCATCACATTTCCAATAGAAAACAACAAAACGTGTCACATGCATAAGTTAAATACAGTAGCATCTTACCATTCAGAAGTTGTATTTCTCATTGGTTTTCCTTGAACAATATTATTTTGAGTCATTTACACAGGAATAAATCTTATCATTGAAAAGCTAGCTAGCAAGAAGCTAGAGATTGCAACGCTTAAAAAATATCGAGAAAAGATATATGTCACGTGGCACCTTAACAAACATCTTCATAAGTTAACACCTAAACTCGACATGGAAGAACAACATATAAAATGTGAACACCAATTCGCTTAAATAGCTATAAGTAAGCGCTTAAGCACGGTTGATATCTCGTAATTTCATGGCCAAAATCATTGTCATCGGGATTATCCATATCATCGATTGATTTATTAAGCCCAATCCAATGAAGATTGTTTTCTTTTTCCTTTTAAAGGAAATTACACCTTACAAGACTTCCTAATATCATCTATAGTAATGACGTACGTCACGAACCGGTTGTGCAGCGCACAACGTCCCAAACTTGAAGTGTAATCTATTTACAGTTGGTTAACCTTGAACAGGTCATGGGCTCCCTTAGACTAGTCAATGTAATGCTACGCTATGGGAAGCGTAGCGTCTATTTACCATTGACCAGGTTGCGCTGAACTAATGCAAGTCCGGAATTATAGGAGGACGTGGAGATCATGGAGTAGGTTTTGGGCGATCAAAAGATTCTAGAATTGGTTATCAAATGGGCAATTACTAACATGGCGGTTATTAGCATAACCGCCGATTATACCACTATAAATACTAGCATCAAGTGTCATTTGGAGGCTAATACACACAATTATCCCTAATCTTCTTTTCAAGCTCACCTTGGGGGATCAACAAAAGACAACCACCACAACACCCCCCAAATCCACTAGTCCTAACAGTAGGAACATCTTCCGATGGTTAGTTTACTTTTCGCATACTTGCACCCAAGTCGATTTTGGCTTGATCATATAGCATCAACAACAATACTTAATTTGATCAACTACACTGGGATTGCGACACGACCCGGACTCTCCTGGAGGCAGCAATGGGGAATCTTCGTCAATGGGCGAAAGCCCGATCCAGCAATATCACGTTATAAGTGAAATGCAGATAATTATTTCTCTACCCTAGAATAATATTTATACACTAAGGGCATTATagacatattttttttaaaacaacaaaTGTATGCACCCACTTACAAATATCCAACCACGGTACTCGAACTCAAACCTCAAGGTGAATGAGTTAAATCGATATCGCTAGATCCTTTGGTTATGCACATAAaactattgtttttttttttttttttttttttttttgtcaaaaagtAGAATACATATTATAACAAAGACAACTTTCATAAAAATGAAAAGAAATCAAACGGAACACTACAAGAAACGCAACACAACAAAACCATCAAACTCGCTACAAAACTAAAAAAGTAAAAGCGTGATAATACAACAAAATACGAACCATCCTACATAAAAGTTGATAGtcaaatattttataatttattattcTCTgtaccaacaaaaaaaaaaaaaaaatcacttttTTAATAGAGGGCCACACATACTGACTATTATCCTGGTGTATATATACACCACAACATGAGTTCAAGAGGAAAACTAAAACCTTTGTgttgaaaaaagaagaagaaaaaatggaGATGAAGGGATATTTGAAGTTTGTAGTGGTGATGGGGATGGTAGTGAGTGGGTGCAGGGGTGATGTGAATACATTCAGGGATTGTTATGCCAAATGTTTCATTTTCTGCATGATTGAACCCAACAAAAGTCTTTGCACTTGTACTACTCAATGTCTTAAAGAATGCATCTTTCCATCTCCATCTGTCACCATGGCCATTGATTCACATACTCAAAACCTTGGTTACTGCAAGCTTGGTTGTGCCACTTCACTCTGTTCTAACATCAGCAAAGCACACAATCCCGGTACGTACTTTAACCTAATTAGTGTGTTTTAATATGTTTATGGAGAAATATTAAGAGGCAGTTGGTTCAGAACTCACGAAAAATGAAAATCGTAACATATTTGGCTTGTTATAATATTTTTCCCTTTTTTCTATCTACAGATGGAAAGAATGTGGAGAGCTGTGTTGGATCATGTTCAAACAAG comes from Rutidosis leptorrhynchoides isolate AG116_Rl617_1_P2 chromosome 4, CSIRO_AGI_Rlap_v1, whole genome shotgun sequence and encodes:
- the LOC139839432 gene encoding thionin-like protein 2; protein product: MEMKGYLKFVVVMGMVVSGCRGDVNTFRDCYAKCFIFCMIEPNKSLCTCTTQCLKECIFPSPSVTMAIDSHTQNLGYCKLGCATSLCSNISKAHNPDGKNVESCVGSCSNKCTMSYSASTP